In one window of Psychrobacter sp. P2G3 DNA:
- a CDS encoding DUF2726 domain-containing protein gives MSFGVVFLVLAVGFLGLITLPKLLSKRQSSKNIESDPQPVRGDDLAIWPFAPMPIMTDTEVIFFHKLKNALPEYHIFVQVQLSRIIEANSDETSERSFWFNRICRQSVDYVITDIDAQTTLVAIELDDWTHSSKSRQKADDKKDKALASAGIPIVRFHAERLPSADMLRYELMQVIETY, from the coding sequence ATGTCATTTGGCGTTGTATTTTTGGTGTTAGCCGTAGGTTTTTTGGGGCTGATTACATTACCAAAGTTGTTGTCAAAACGTCAATCTAGTAAAAACATTGAGTCCGATCCACAACCTGTACGCGGTGATGATTTGGCTATTTGGCCATTTGCGCCGATGCCTATCATGACTGATACTGAAGTCATATTTTTTCATAAGCTCAAAAACGCCTTGCCCGAATATCATATATTTGTGCAAGTTCAACTCTCTCGCATTATTGAAGCTAATAGCGACGAAACCTCCGAACGTAGCTTTTGGTTTAACCGTATCTGCCGTCAAAGTGTCGATTATGTAATTACCGATATAGACGCGCAGACGACCTTAGTCGCTATTGAGCTCGATGACTGGACACATAGTAGTAAATCAAGACAAAAGGCGGATGACAAAAAAGACAAAGCGCTTGCGAGTGCAGGTATTCCGATTGTACGGTTTCATGCTGAACGTTTGCCAAGTGCAGATATGCTCAGATATGAGCTAATGCAGGTCATCGAGACTTATTGA